The DNA region TGACCCAGCCTCAGCTCCTCCGCCTCTGCTCAGCCTGGCAAACCTCTTCTCCTCCTTGAAGAACCCTGGCTCACTGCAGTTCTCCCTGTGGGCCCTCCTCCAAAGTATTTCACAATAAGTCTGGCCCTTCATCAAAATCAGAGGCTCTCGAAAGGAGGGACCGATGTTTGGGGTCCGGCGGTGGGCAGCCCAGCCTGACACCAAGCAGGGGTTTCAGATGTATGAATGCCCACAGGTCCCAACACTTTGTTCTCCGCCCTGAGCCTTTGTGAACACTGTTTCTCCAGCCTGCAGCCTTTTCCTTTGCTAAGCAGACTTCCCAGAGCCCTCCTGGGACCTCCGGGGAcgccctccctctcctccctgtctcccagccctgcccctcctcctctgggAAGTCGGCTGACTCCGggctggcaggccacagcccgATTTCTCCCCAGATCCCTGGTGCTGCCGGACACGGGGATGAGGGGCAGGGTCGGGGtatgcgtgtgcgtgtgtgtaagcCACACATGTGCAGAGAGCCTTACCTCCGCGAGGGCAGCCGCCGCCGCATGCGGTGACAATCCAGCACCCACTCTTTGCGCACGATTCGGCCTCCGAGGCCGAGGACCTGGCTGTACTTGGGGGTGTTAGCAAAGGCGCAGCTGGTGGGGAGCAGAATGGAGGGTGTCAGCCGGGGAGCAGAATGGAGGGTGGTCTGAGTGGCAAAGGCAAAGAGACAAGGGACATGGGGAGCGAGATAGAGGGGtgcagggaagaaaagaaagaggacaaGAGGCAGAGGatacagagaggtgaagtgacagGGAGCAAGACGGAGGAGATGGAGGAAGACGGAGAAGGGACagcagggggtgaggggaggggacgCGGGCCTACATGAGGTGCGTGCTGTCTGGAGTCCAGTCCGGTCGATATTTGGCCCCCAGCTCAAGGGCCTTGTCCCGGAGCTCCGAGCGGAAGGGGTTCTGGAAGCCACTCAGCACCACCACCACACCCTGGAGGATCTTCCCCAGCTCCTGTGGGCCTGCGCGGGGGGCCCTGGGCTCAGCGCCATctcctcggggcttccctggtgccagCCCTCGTGCTGGGGCAGGGGTCGGGGGAGTGGCTGGGGTACGGGCGGGAGCTGGCACTGGGGAAGCCAGAGAGTGGACTCAGTTAGAAAATGTAGGGCTACACCCCCACCTCTCCTCTCTCACACCCAGGAGTCCaggctcccagcccctcctctctcAGACCCAGGAGTTCAGAcccccaggccctcctccctcagacccaggatcCCCGCCCCTCCACCCTCGGACCCAGACTCTCTGTGGGAACAAGGAATCCAGTTTGCTCACATTTGGGTCTCTTGAGGGCAGGTAGTGAGGGCTGAGCTGATGGTTTGCTGGGggtcttcttttcttcttggttcaaATCCAGCTTCCTCTTGCCTTTGGGGGACTCCTGAGGCTGAGGGGGTGGGTTGTGCTGAGGCCTCCAGCTCTTCTCCTCCTTTTCCGCACCCCCAGGGTCTGATGATCTCACCTTGAAGGTGCTGCCTACTGCCCTGGAGACCGGGGAGGCTGAGGCGGCGGCACTGGAGGCCTGCAGCGTAGCCGCTGCATAGCTGGGTCCTGCCGGGTCACTGGCTGCCACTGCAGACGGGGAAAGCGGGTCCAAGCTGAGGGGGCTGGACTCTCAGGCCTTCTGGCTCCTTCctatccatgggtcacaaagtgcTGTTCCCAAGACCCAGCAGTGACCCAGGATCCAGGCCCCCAGCCTTTACTTGCTCAGGACCCAGGCTTTCCGTCCTCACCCGGGGGTGTCTTGTTGATACGACTGAAGAAGAGAGCCCCGGGTTTCAGGGAGCTGGCACTCTCATCCTCCTCCTTCACGCGGAACTGGCCGAGCTTGGTCACCTTCTAAGGTCCCAAAGGTCAGAGCAGTGGGAGGGCTGTTGGCAGGTGCAGGTGAAGAGGTGGGGAGAAGGCTgtgggcaggggcaggcagaCCTTACCTGGGATGAGACCTCAGCCTCATCTTTGTCTGGGGGGCTGTGAAACCGTACGAAACTCAGGCCATAGGGGGCAtcctgggagaggaggggtgGGAGTCAGGGAGTCTGGCCAAGGACAAAGGCTTGGCCCCCATCCCTTTCGTTTAGAGAAACCCCTTCCTGACTCCTTCCCTCCAACGGACACACATCTGGGGAGCTGCCCGGTTGATCATGACAAGGATAATAATCGCAAGCTGTCACTGAGCCCTAACTTGGGGTCAGGCTCGGCACAAAGTCCTTTACGTGCTCAGCCCTTGAGCCTCAGAGCAACTGGCAGAGGCTGCAGTGTGTCTAGGCAAATCCACTCTGCCTGCCAATTTTCTGCCCTTGGAATGGGAAGGAGGGCCGTATGCCACTTCCGTGACTCAGAAATGCTCCCAGCTCTTTCCTCCTCTGCTGGGTGGATGTGGAACCATGAGATGAAGGAACCTGGGTCCCAGGATGGCCAGAAAGGTTAAGTCACTAGCCCGAGATCACAGAGCTAAGGAGTGCAGCAGCCAGGTTTGAAACCAGCATTCTGACTCCAGATCTCGTGATGCTAACTCTGAGACCCTGTTCTAAGAGGCCCTGTCTCACACAAGTCAGCAGCTCCCCTTCCCAATTCCCGTGAGATCTTGCAGGTCACCCTTCCCAATCTCCCTCCAGGAAACCAAGATTCCTATATGCGGAGGACCACAAACCAATTTCAGAGAACGGAGGGGCCCAGCCTCCTTGTAATTCCCCAGGGAGGCGGACTATCTGGCCCTCCCAGCCCTCAGGGACTCAATACCAGCCCCCTGCCTTTCCCGTGGCGTGGGACCAAGGACCCCGCTCCCACCCTGGGTACCTTGCTGTAGGGCTGGCTGCAGACAATTTTGACTCGGTCCCAGCGCTTCTCTGCTGCTGCCCGGACCAGCTTGTCAGGCCCAAAGATACGAACACGGTTGGAGTTCGAGCCACTGCGACTCTCGGCAGGGGACATGAAAGACGAGGTGACCAGGAGGACCTGGGAAAAGGCAGAGTGGCTAAGGACCAGGCCTGGCTGGCGGCAATGACACCTCCTATGGACTAGAAGAGCGCAGGGGCCTGGGCAGAGACTAGGGGGTCTCCAGATCCAGCTCTACCTCAGTGCTCCTCGAGTCTTCTAGAAGCTTCTCTTCTTCCTGGGTGTCCTGTCAGTCCTTCCCTGACACAGGCCCCAGAGGGATCCTTCTACTACCAGATCTGAACCACCCTTCTCTAAATTCTTCCAGAGTCTTCCATATCTGGACATGCAGAGGGCTGCACAGTCTCGGAAACCCTCCCAGATTGGTGGGCTCCCAGCAGAGGATATACACAATGACCTTTCAGAAACACACAGCTGAGGGAGCAGAAGGGAAGTGTTAGGGCCTGAAGGAACAGCCTAGAAACCAAAGAGATAGGGGAGATACACCCACTATCAATTGACTGTCTCTGGACTTCCGTtgtggcccagtagttaagactgcattcccaatgcagggggcctgggttcgatccctggtcagggaactggatcccacacagTGTAATGAAGATTGAAGACCTTACTGTGTCatgactaagacctggcacagctgaataaataaattaattaattaaaaaaattttttgactgTTTCTCAGTTCAGACccatctttgaaaaataaaaaagcaagtaagtaaaataataaaggaatataatggaaagaagaaaaaagaaaacaattttaaaagcttttttttttttaaggaaaaaaaaaattccacactggtggctcagctctgGGATGCTGGGGACATTTCTGATCGCCAGCTGCTCCCTGTCAGGCTCCGCCAGCAAGGGGagctagagagagagagtgcaaggctggaggagggaggtggaTTCTTGCAGCTCAGGTGAGCGGCATCTCAGGCATGCCTTGCTGCTGCTTTTGCAGCAGTTCTTCCCGGGAGGCTGGGGGCCGAGGGGAGCCGCACAGGTGAATCCAGTTTGCCGCATCCCAGGACCTGCACGACTAGCCTCACCACACATTCTCAGGGTAGTCCAGAACCAGCTGGGGATCACCCCCTCCTCAGGATCTGAGTTTCAGCCCCAAGGGTTCACCTCCAAGCTTCAACACACCCACATTTCAACAATTCCAACCTCTTCCTTTTGTTCCTCCAGCCCTAAGGGTGGTGGCTGCCCCCAgcagttgcttctgtgtcctatcTGCCTCTGCTGGCCTCTTTAGTTCAATACTTCGTTActaattctttatatttaaattctGTTAAACTAACTGGTGTGATTTCAGCCTCCTGGTGGGACCCTGACTGACAGTGGGTGGCACTGATGTTTGTATCTGCCTTGTTACCGACTTCATGTGGCACGGAGCCTGATTGAATCAAAGGGTTCTACGTGGTAGGAATACTTTGGTCACCCGATAgaaagagccaactcagtggaaaagaccttgatgctgggaaagactgagagcaagtggagaagtgggtgacagaggatgagatggttggatggcatcaccgactcaatggacatgagtttgagcaatctccgggagacagtgaagaacagggaagcctggcgtgctgcagtccacaggggtgaaaagagtcagacaggatttagtgactgaacaacaacgtgatGTGAGCAGGAAGAACGGGGAGTTCAAAGCATGAGCTCCAACTCAGGAAGAAAGGCATCTCAGGAGACACCCCTGTGCAGAGAGCTGGACCTTCCTTCCATGAGTAAATCAGGGAGAAACGTGTCTTGTGGGGAGAGTCAGTGGGAGCCCTTAGCTCTGGCCAGAGCTCTCTCCCAgcagagaaaagatgaaaaattctcTCTGCAGACTCCTATCCCcagatgggtttccctggtagctctgacagtaaagaatctgcctgcaatgtaggaggcctgtgttcaatccccaggtcgggaagatgccctggagaacagaaaggcaacccaccacagtattcttgcctgagagcTCTACTCTCAAGGATTTGGAGCAAAAGTCCACACTAGTTATCAGAGTGGGAAAACCCAAGTTGAAAATGTAAGTGGTCCCATGTATGTAGTATCACCTGGTGCTGGCTGGGGcaaatcttctttggaggaatgtacTTCAAATGAGGCCCTTATAGAACTTTCACCTATATATTACCCAAGAGtggaattaacacacacacacaccccattagGCATGAGGAAATAGGCTGCCATGATTTAAGGTCAGCAAAAACCACAAACTACAGACTCAGACACACAAAGATTGCATATATTGATGGTGAAAAActagaaagagtgacagactttattttctttggctccaaaatcactgtggatggtgactgaagccatgaaattaaaagacacttgctccttggaagaaaagctgcgACAAACCTACACATcatattcaaaaacagagacatggctttgctgacaaaggtccctatagtcaaagctatggtttttccagtagtcatgtatggatgtgagcgctggaccaaaaagaaggcgctcagccaaagaattgatgctttcaaactgtggtgctggagaagactcttgagagtcccttggacagcaaggaaatcaaaccagtcaatcctacaggaaaccaaccctgactactcactggaaggactgaggctgaagctgaagctccaatactttggccacctgatgggaagagccgactcattggaagagaccctggtgctgggaaagactgagggcaggaggagaaggaggcgacagaggatgagatggttggagggcatcacctactcaatggacatgagtttgagcaaactctgggagacagtgaaggacagggaagcctggtgtgctgcagtccatggggtcgcaaggagtcagacaggacttagcgactgaacaacaaaatattgaTACTATCAAACACACAACATAAAAGTAAGTGTGCAACTTCCGTGGtggtcaggtggttaagaatctacctgccagtgcaggggtcaTGGTTtcgatcccaggtctgggaagattcaCACATCTCGGGGCAATTGAGCCCCAGGagcacaattactgagcccatgtaccacaagtAGAGTAAACCCCATttggtgcaactagagaaagcccgcacacagagATGAAGACATGCTGCAGCCAAAACtgataaataaattgtaaaattaaaaaaaaaaaaccctcaagggAATGGGAGACTACTGACATAAGGGTTTCCAGACTCTGCAAACATAAAGCCCTGAGCTGACCATTCTACTTTTCTAGATAGATAAGAGGTTTACAACAAAGATCCACATGCCAGATTAGATACAGTTTTAGCCAAAAATGCACTGACTCTTCGCATAATTAAAAAGTGGAATTTTGATCTGAATCTGCTTGCCAAGAAGaagagagaacttttttttttttaattgtcccaAAGATGGTtgattttacataaaattttattttatttatttatttttttttaattttacataaaattttaaacaaggaGACCATTAGACTGGGTGACTCTGAAGCCTTAGGTAGCTTCAGGAAACCAATCAAAATTTAAGCAAGAGTTGATGAACTCCaatctaagaaaatgaaatcaacagCCAAGTCCCTCGATTTTCCCAAGCAAGGCAATCGTTTGAGCTCCGGGGAGGTGGGGTGGTTGGGACACTGGGACTGACGTACGTATACTCCTGACATCCTGTATGGCAGAGATGCTGCTGAGAGCCTCCTGCAGAGACAGGGTGCTGACCTCAACGGGAAGGAAACCCCAGAGTACGGGGTGTGTGTACGGACAGCTGGTTCACGTTGCTGCccagcggaaactaacacaacactgtaaagcaactatactccaaaacaaattagtttaaaaaaagttcAAACTCTAGTCCATTAAACAACTGCTCTGCCCTGCTCTCCTGTCTTCTCTCTAAAAACCTCTGTCCCAGCCCCCCCACAAAGCACCTCTGATCATTTTTTagttttggctacctgattcaagTTGTCTGCTTAAATAAACTCTTTAAAACATAATGTGCCATCAATCTGCCTTTTTGCAACTTATAAAACCTTTATTTTATGACTAttatttttggtcacactgcacagcctgtgggattttagttccccaaccag from Cervus elaphus chromosome 4, mCerEla1.1, whole genome shotgun sequence includes:
- the XRCC1 gene encoding DNA repair protein XRCC1 isoform X1, whose protein sequence is MPEIRLRHVVSCSSQDSTYCAENLLKADTYRKWRAAKAGEKTISVVLQLEKEEQIHSVDIGNDGSAFVEVLVGSSAGGTGEQDYEVLLVTSSFMSPAESRSGSNSNRVRIFGPDKLVRAAAEKRWDRVKIVCSQPYSKDAPYGLSFVRFHSPPDKDEAEVSSQKVTKLGQFRVKEEDESASSLKPGALFFSRINKTPPVAASDPAGPSYAAATLQASSAAASASPVSRAVGSTFKVRSSDPGGAEKEEKSWRPQHNPPPQPQESPKGKRKLDLNQEEKKTPSKPSAQPSLPALKRPKLPAPARTPATPPTPAPARGLAPGKPRGDGAEPRAPRAGPQELGKILQGVVVVLSGFQNPFRSELRDKALELGAKYRPDWTPDSTHLICAFANTPKYSQVLGLGGRIVRKEWVLDCHRMRRRLPSRRYLMAGSGSSSEDEGGSHSGSSGDEAPKAPRKRPQTKAKPPQAAGPSSPQRPPTPEETKPASPGAQEDNDDTEAEQAEGQDNGAEDSGDTEDELRRVTEQKEQRQPPGQEENGEDPYAGSTDENTDHEGPLESPDLPIPELPDFFQGKRFFLYGEFPGDERRRLSRYVTAFNGELEDYMSERVQFVITAQEWDPSFEEALTDNPSLVFVRPRWIYSCSEKQKLLPHQLYGVVPRA